Proteins encoded in a region of the Sphingomonas sp. OV641 genome:
- the rpsA gene encoding 30S ribosomal protein S1 → MATQPNPTRDDFAAMLDDMFGGADSFEGRVVLGTVTGIENDLAVIDVGLKSEGRVPLREFAPAPGQKADLKIGDEVEVYVDRVENMHGEAMLSRDRARREAAWDKLETEFAKTARVEGVIFGRVKGGFTVDLNGAVAFLPGSQVDIRPVRDVTPLMDIPQPFQILKMDRKRGNIVVSRRAVLEETRAEQRSGLIQSLAEGQIIDGVVKNITDYGAFVDLGGIDGLLHVTDLSYKRVQHPSEMINIGDTVKVQIIRINKDTQRISLGMKQLESDPWDGASQKYPVGAKLSGRVTNITEYGAFVELEPGIEGLVHVSEMSWTKKNVHPGKIVSTSQEVDVVVLEVDADKRRISLGLKQAQQNPWERFAAEHPVGTTVEGEVKNATEFGLFIGLDNDVDGMVHMSDIAWGVSGEDALNLHRKGETVQAIVLDVDPEKERISLGMKQLERGAPVAGGAAASAGNLGKNQVVTVTVLEVRDAGLEVQAGDDGATGFIKRTDLGRDRDEQRPERFQVGQKFDAMVTGFDRSKKPTFSVKAMQIAEEKQAVAQYGSSDSGASLGDILGEALKARQNKQ, encoded by the coding sequence ATGGCCACACAGCCAAATCCCACGCGTGACGATTTCGCGGCAATGCTCGATGACATGTTCGGCGGCGCCGACAGCTTCGAGGGCCGCGTGGTGCTCGGCACCGTCACCGGCATCGAGAATGACCTCGCCGTCATTGACGTCGGCCTGAAGAGCGAAGGCCGCGTGCCGCTGCGCGAATTCGCGCCGGCGCCGGGTCAGAAGGCCGATCTCAAGATCGGTGACGAAGTCGAAGTCTATGTCGACCGCGTGGAAAACATGCATGGCGAAGCAATGCTGTCGCGCGACCGCGCACGCCGCGAAGCCGCATGGGACAAGCTGGAGACCGAATTCGCCAAGACCGCGCGCGTCGAGGGCGTGATCTTCGGTCGCGTGAAGGGCGGCTTCACCGTCGACCTGAACGGCGCCGTGGCCTTCCTGCCGGGCTCGCAGGTCGACATCCGTCCGGTGCGTGACGTCACGCCGCTGATGGATATCCCGCAGCCCTTCCAGATCCTGAAGATGGACCGCAAGCGCGGCAACATCGTCGTCTCGCGCCGCGCCGTGCTGGAAGAGACCCGCGCCGAGCAGCGTTCGGGCCTGATCCAGAGCCTGGCCGAGGGTCAGATCATCGATGGCGTGGTGAAGAACATCACCGACTACGGCGCCTTCGTGGACTTGGGCGGCATCGACGGCCTGCTGCACGTCACCGACCTCTCCTACAAGCGCGTCCAGCACCCGTCGGAGATGATCAACATCGGCGACACCGTGAAGGTGCAGATCATCCGCATCAACAAGGACACGCAGCGCATCTCGCTCGGCATGAAGCAGCTCGAGAGCGATCCGTGGGATGGCGCCAGCCAGAAGTATCCGGTCGGCGCGAAGCTGTCGGGCCGCGTCACGAACATCACCGAATATGGTGCGTTCGTTGAGCTGGAGCCGGGCATCGAGGGCCTCGTCCACGTGTCCGAAATGTCCTGGACCAAGAAGAACGTCCACCCGGGCAAGATCGTCTCGACCTCGCAGGAAGTCGACGTGGTGGTGCTCGAGGTCGATGCCGACAAGCGTCGCATCTCGCTGGGCCTGAAGCAGGCGCAGCAGAATCCGTGGGAGCGTTTCGCCGCCGAGCATCCGGTCGGCACGACGGTCGAGGGCGAAGTCAAGAACGCCACCGAGTTCGGCCTGTTCATCGGCCTCGACAACGACGTCGACGGCATGGTTCACATGTCCGACATCGCTTGGGGTGTTTCGGGTGAGGACGCGCTCAACCTGCACCGCAAGGGTGAGACGGTTCAGGCCATCGTGCTTGACGTCGATCCGGAGAAGGAGCGCATCAGCCTCGGCATGAAGCAGCTCGAGCGTGGTGCCCCGGTTGCGGGCGGCGCAGCGGCTTCGGCCGGCAACCTGGGCAAGAACCAGGTCGTCACCGTCACCGTTCTCGAAGTCCGCGATGCGGGCCTCGAGGTTCAGGCGGGCGACGATGGCGCGACCGGCTTCATCAAGCGCACCGATCTCGGCCGCGACCGTGACGAGCAGCGTCCGGAGCGTTTCCAGGTCGGCCAGAAGTTTGACGCGATGGTCACCGGCTTCGATCGTTCCAAGAAGCCGACCTTCTCGGTCAAGGCGATGCAGATCGCCGAAGAGAAGCAGGCCGTGGCGCAATACGGTTCGTCCGACTCGGGCGCGTCGCTCGGCGACATTCTCGGCGAGGCGCTGAAGGCTCGTCAGAACAAGCAGTAA
- the cmk gene encoding (d)CMP kinase, translated as MIIAVDGPAASGKGTVARALARHYNLPHLDTGLLYRAVAATVKRLDLDPTREADAVAACDFDELTLADPVLREDEIGKLASIVSAHPLVRAALLQRQKRFAHQEGGAVLDGRDIGTVIAPDADAKLFVRATPTIRARRRHAELQARGSTATFDQVLADIRARDQRDSSRSTAPLVLAPDAALLDTSFLSIEASIDKAISLVESRRPRD; from the coding sequence ATGATCATCGCGGTTGATGGCCCCGCCGCCTCCGGCAAGGGAACGGTCGCCCGAGCGCTGGCCAGACACTATAACCTGCCCCACCTCGACACCGGGCTGCTGTACCGCGCCGTCGCCGCCACGGTGAAGCGGCTCGACCTTGACCCCACGCGAGAGGCGGATGCGGTGGCCGCCTGCGACTTTGACGAACTGACGCTCGCCGATCCGGTGCTGCGCGAGGATGAGATCGGCAAGCTTGCCTCGATCGTCTCGGCCCATCCCCTTGTCCGAGCGGCGCTGCTCCAGAGGCAGAAGCGCTTTGCCCATCAGGAGGGCGGCGCCGTTCTGGACGGGCGCGACATCGGCACAGTGATAGCACCCGACGCTGACGCCAAGCTCTTTGTCCGCGCCACGCCGACGATCCGGGCGCGCCGCCGCCACGCCGAACTGCAGGCGCGCGGCTCCACCGCCACCTTCGATCAGGTGCTGGCCGACATCCGTGCCCGGGATCAGCGCGACAGTTCGCGCTCCACCGCGCCGCTCGTGCTCGCCCCTGATGCGGCGCTGCTGGATACGAGCTTCCTGTCGATCGAAGCGTCGATCGACAAGGCGATCAGCCTTGTCGAGTCGCGCCGCCCGCGGGACTGA
- a CDS encoding alpha/beta hydrolase produces MGLIDRRSLIAGAGASLLALPAFARPPARTPARTLAPPARELMVPVPGGGRVYVRVNGDLAGPRAPIVMIHGGPGGTHASFLEALPLADERAVILYDQLDTGRSDRPGNRANWRVPRFVDELEAIRSALGVARWHVLGASWGGTIALEYGARRPAALAGLALASPLVSTRSWLADATALIGDLPPAIRQELERCGALTLAQPPVTCDAPTRAFYAAFNRRLPAAADVAAYSQGISGNRDMYQAMWGASEFVSSGSLKDYDGEPLLAKLEGKRTLFLCGQYDEARPVTTGAFAARVPGAEFAVVPGAAHGLFNDRPAETIALLRGWLARQDAIA; encoded by the coding sequence TTGGGGCTGATCGATCGCCGATCGCTGATTGCCGGTGCGGGCGCCAGCCTGCTCGCCTTGCCGGCTTTCGCCCGCCCGCCCGCTCGCACGCCGGCCCGCACGCTCGCCCCGCCCGCACGCGAACTAATGGTGCCGGTGCCGGGCGGCGGCCGGGTCTATGTGCGGGTGAATGGCGATCTCGCCGGACCGCGCGCGCCGATCGTGATGATCCACGGCGGCCCCGGCGGCACGCATGCCAGCTTCCTGGAGGCGCTGCCACTCGCCGACGAGCGCGCGGTTATCCTGTACGATCAGCTCGATACCGGCCGCTCCGATCGCCCGGGCAATCGCGCGAACTGGCGCGTTCCGCGCTTCGTCGATGAGCTGGAGGCGATCCGCTCCGCGCTGGGCGTCGCACGCTGGCATGTGCTGGGCGCCAGCTGGGGCGGCACGATCGCGCTGGAATATGGCGCCCGCCGCCCCGCCGCGCTCGCCGGGCTCGCCCTCGCCAGCCCGCTGGTCTCGACGCGAAGCTGGCTGGCCGATGCCACGGCGCTGATCGGCGACCTTCCGCCCGCGATCCGGCAGGAGCTTGAGCGATGCGGCGCGCTCACCCTCGCCCAGCCGCCCGTGACATGCGACGCGCCGACCCGCGCCTTCTATGCCGCGTTCAACCGGCGCCTGCCCGCCGCCGCGGATGTCGCCGCCTATAGCCAAGGCATCAGCGGCAATCGCGACATGTACCAGGCGATGTGGGGAGCGAGCGAATTCGTCTCCTCCGGCTCGCTGAAGGATTATGATGGCGAGCCGTTGCTCGCGAAGCTGGAAGGAAAGCGTACCTTGTTCCTGTGTGGCCAGTATGATGAGGCGCGACCCGTCACCACCGGCGCCTTTGCCGCCCGCGTGCCCGGCGCCGAGTTCGCCGTCGTGCCCGGCGCCGCGCACGGCCTGTTCAACGATCGGCCGGCGGAAACCATCGCCCTGCTGCGCGGCTGGCTCGCGCGTCAGGACGCGATCGCATGA
- the aroA gene encoding 3-phosphoshikimate 1-carboxyvinyltransferase, whose product MAHSHPRSVTIHPASGLRGRIRVPGDKSISHRALMLSALAVGESRIEGLLEGEDVLATAAAMRAMGATITRGDDDIWRVHGVGVGGLLQPGGALDMGNSGTSTRLLMGLVASHPITATFVGDASLSGRPMKRVIDPLSTMGADITASPSGRLPLMVRGLCPAVPITYTLPVASAQVKSAVLLAGLNTPGITRVIEPVATRDHSERMLAGFGANISVEAGEGGRTISIVGEAELKPQSIVVPGDPSSAAFWMVAASIVPGSDVVIENVGLNATRAGLVTALRLMGADIAELDARVVGGEPVADLRVRHASLRGIEVPHDLAPAMIDEYPALFVAAAFAEGRTIARGADELRVKESDRIAVMKAALEANGVPCEEHEDGLTITGSGGEPIAGGAQVASKLDHRIAMSMAIAGLHARAAITIDDASPVATSFPGFFDLLDTLGGRATWG is encoded by the coding sequence ATGGCGCATTCTCATCCCCGCTCCGTCACGATCCATCCCGCCTCCGGCCTTCGCGGGCGGATCCGCGTTCCCGGCGACAAGTCGATCAGCCATCGCGCACTGATGCTGTCCGCGCTGGCCGTGGGCGAAAGCCGCATCGAGGGCCTGCTTGAAGGGGAGGACGTGCTCGCCACCGCCGCCGCGATGCGCGCCATGGGCGCGACGATCACGCGGGGCGATGACGACATCTGGCGTGTCCACGGCGTGGGCGTTGGCGGGCTGTTGCAGCCCGGGGGCGCGTTGGACATGGGCAATTCCGGCACCTCCACGCGCCTCTTGATGGGGCTGGTGGCGAGCCATCCGATCACGGCGACCTTCGTCGGCGACGCATCGCTTTCCGGGCGACCGATGAAGCGCGTCATTGATCCGCTTTCCACCATGGGTGCCGACATCACCGCGTCGCCCAGCGGGCGCCTGCCACTGATGGTGCGCGGCCTCTGCCCGGCCGTTCCGATCACCTATACGCTGCCGGTGGCGTCGGCGCAGGTGAAGTCGGCGGTGCTGCTGGCGGGGCTCAACACGCCCGGCATCACGCGCGTGATCGAGCCGGTCGCCACGCGCGATCACAGCGAGCGGATGCTGGCCGGGTTCGGCGCGAACATCTCGGTCGAGGCGGGCGAAGGCGGGCGAACGATCTCGATCGTCGGCGAGGCAGAGCTGAAACCTCAGTCGATCGTCGTACCGGGCGATCCCTCCTCCGCCGCCTTCTGGATGGTCGCCGCCAGCATCGTGCCGGGCAGCGACGTGGTGATCGAGAATGTCGGGCTGAACGCGACGCGCGCGGGGTTGGTGACGGCGCTGCGCCTGATGGGCGCTGACATCGCGGAGCTTGATGCGCGCGTGGTCGGCGGCGAACCGGTCGCCGACCTGCGGGTGCGTCACGCATCCCTGCGCGGCATCGAAGTGCCGCACGATCTCGCGCCCGCCATGATCGACGAATATCCCGCGCTGTTCGTCGCCGCGGCCTTTGCCGAGGGACGCACGATCGCGCGCGGCGCCGACGAATTGCGGGTCAAGGAGTCGGACCGTATTGCCGTCATGAAGGCAGCGCTGGAAGCGAATGGCGTGCCTTGTGAGGAGCATGAGGACGGGCTGACGATCACCGGCAGCGGCGGGGAGCCGATCGCCGGCGGCGCGCAGGTCGCCTCGAAACTCGATCATCGTATCGCAATGAGCATGGCGATCGCTGGACTTCACGCCCGTGCCGCGATCACCATTGATGATGCGAGCCCGGTCGCGACGAGCTTTCCCGGCTTCTTCGACCTGCTCGATACGCTGGGGGGACGCGCTACTTGGGGCTGA